A single window of Halotalea alkalilenta DNA harbors:
- a CDS encoding 2-dehydro-3-deoxy-6-phosphogalactonate aldolase codes for MDLSAFDTALVQCPLVAILRGITPAEIDPALDALVEAGFKLIEVPLNSPDPFISIERLAARAPADVAVGAGTVLDSADVHRLADIGASLLVTPNVDLEVLKASRERGLGSLIGCLTPSEAFTALKAGARAVKLFPAARFGTGYLKDIKSVLPKQARVMAVGGVRLDNMAEWHAAGIQGFGFGSNLYTPGTDAATLGQRARALVAQWQRLERA; via the coding sequence ATGGACCTAAGCGCCTTCGACACCGCCCTCGTCCAGTGCCCGCTGGTCGCGATCCTGCGCGGTATCACCCCGGCCGAGATCGACCCGGCCCTCGATGCACTGGTCGAGGCGGGCTTCAAGCTGATCGAAGTGCCGCTCAACTCTCCCGATCCATTCATCTCGATCGAGCGCTTGGCCGCGCGGGCCCCGGCCGACGTCGCCGTCGGCGCCGGTACCGTGCTCGACTCAGCCGATGTCCACCGCCTGGCGGACATCGGCGCGTCGCTGCTGGTCACCCCCAATGTCGATCTCGAGGTGCTTAAGGCCTCGCGCGAACGTGGCCTTGGTTCGCTGATCGGCTGCCTCACCCCGAGCGAGGCATTCACCGCGCTCAAGGCCGGCGCGCGCGCGGTGAAGCTGTTTCCCGCCGCACGCTTCGGCACCGGCTACCTCAAGGACATCAAATCGGTGCTGCCCAAGCAGGCCCGAGTGATGGCGGTGGGCGGGGTCAGGCTCGACAACATGGCCGAGTGGCATGCGGCCGGCATCCAAGGCTTTGGATTCGGCAGCAACCTCTACACCCCGGGCACCGATGCCGCGACCCTGGGCCAGCGCGCGCGTGCGCTGGTCGCGCAGTGGCAGCGGCTCGAGCGCGCCTGA
- the dgoD gene encoding galactonate dehydratase translates to MKITKLKTWQVPPRWLFLKIETDEGVYGWGEPVVEGRAATVEAAVHELADYLIGQDPSRIEHLWNTMYRAGFYRGGPILMSAIAGIDQALWDIKGRALGVPVYQLLGGAVRDKMRMYAWTGGDRPEDVGRGAAKLVEAGFTAFKMNGTPEMQIVDSHAKIDLTIARVAEAREAVGPDVGIGIDFHGRVHRPMAKALLRELEPFHPMFVEEPVLPEHLPCLKQIATGLGYPIATGERLHTRYQFRDLLADGMVDIVQPDLSHCGGISEGLKIATLASCYDVALAPHCPLGPLTLAASLHLDAVAHNAFIQEQSMGIHYNQGNDVLDYLVDKSALVIEDGFCKIPTGPGLGVEIDEAFVEERAKVGHRWRNPVWTHEDGSIAEW, encoded by the coding sequence GTGAAGATAACCAAGCTCAAGACCTGGCAAGTACCGCCGCGCTGGCTGTTCCTCAAGATCGAAACCGATGAAGGTGTCTACGGTTGGGGCGAGCCGGTGGTCGAGGGCCGTGCGGCAACCGTCGAGGCCGCCGTCCACGAGCTCGCCGACTATCTCATTGGTCAGGACCCGAGCCGTATCGAGCACCTGTGGAACACCATGTACCGCGCCGGCTTCTATCGCGGCGGACCGATACTGATGAGTGCGATCGCCGGGATCGATCAGGCGCTTTGGGACATCAAGGGCCGTGCGCTCGGCGTGCCGGTGTACCAGCTGCTCGGCGGCGCGGTGCGCGACAAGATGCGGATGTACGCCTGGACCGGCGGCGACCGTCCCGAGGACGTGGGGCGCGGCGCGGCCAAGCTGGTCGAGGCGGGATTCACCGCGTTCAAGATGAACGGCACCCCAGAGATGCAGATCGTCGACAGCCACGCCAAGATCGACCTGACCATAGCGCGGGTCGCCGAAGCCCGGGAGGCGGTCGGTCCCGACGTCGGCATCGGCATCGACTTCCACGGCCGGGTGCACCGGCCAATGGCCAAGGCGCTGCTGCGCGAGCTGGAGCCGTTCCATCCGATGTTCGTCGAGGAGCCCGTGCTGCCCGAGCACCTGCCATGCCTGAAGCAGATCGCCACCGGCCTCGGCTACCCGATCGCCACCGGCGAGCGGCTGCACACGCGCTATCAGTTCCGCGACCTGCTGGCCGACGGCATGGTCGACATCGTCCAGCCCGATCTCTCCCACTGCGGTGGGATCTCCGAGGGGCTGAAGATCGCGACCCTCGCCTCCTGCTACGATGTGGCGCTCGCCCCTCACTGCCCGCTAGGCCCGCTGACGCTGGCCGCCTCGCTGCACCTGGACGCGGTGGCGCACAACGCCTTCATCCAGGAGCAGAGCATGGGTATCCACTACAATCAGGGCAACGACGTGCTCGACTATCTGGTCGACAAATCGGCGCTGGTGATCGAAGACGGCTTCTGCAAGATCCCCACTGGTCCGGGGCTCGGGGTCGAGATCGACGAAGCCTTCGTCGAGGAGCGCGCCAAGGTCGGCCATCGCTGGCGCAACCCGGTGTGGACCCATGAAGACGGCAGCATCGCCGAATGGTGA
- a CDS encoding 2-dehydro-3-deoxygalactonokinase encodes MSGHLIVVDWGTSNFRAFLVDSETGTLLDERTAATGIRALSTEEFPHYCARALQGWREGHGRTPVYLAGMVGSKRGWAESPQPSLPLDLAALASQVIPAPGLDDGWLLPGVKIVDPDGSGLVDVMRGEEIQIFGALALAATPDGGDCCAPGSHSKWARVEDGKLTRFLTAMTGELYHAVRFHTLPGEPAREESEFDEPAFRLGLERAGGDGGVLHALFEARSRHLYAGLGAEQVASFISGALIGEEVRAMHDALPEVERLNLIGAPALLAPYAIALEHHGIQASSWSARDATLAGVRALAARHQRIS; translated from the coding sequence ATGAGCGGTCATTTGATCGTAGTGGACTGGGGCACGAGCAACTTCCGCGCCTTCCTGGTCGACTCGGAAACCGGCACCCTGCTCGATGAGCGCACCGCCGCGACCGGCATCCGTGCGCTCTCCACCGAGGAGTTTCCGCACTACTGCGCGCGCGCGCTGCAAGGCTGGCGCGAAGGCCACGGACGGACACCGGTGTATCTCGCCGGCATGGTCGGCTCCAAGCGCGGCTGGGCCGAGAGCCCACAGCCGAGCCTACCTCTCGATCTCGCCGCGCTGGCAAGCCAAGTGATCCCCGCACCGGGCCTCGACGACGGCTGGCTCCTGCCCGGGGTGAAGATCGTCGACCCCGACGGCAGCGGCCTGGTCGACGTGATGCGTGGCGAGGAGATCCAGATCTTCGGCGCGCTGGCGCTGGCCGCCACGCCGGACGGCGGCGACTGCTGCGCGCCGGGCAGCCACAGCAAGTGGGCGAGGGTCGAGGATGGCAAGCTGACGCGCTTTCTCACCGCGATGACCGGCGAGCTCTACCACGCGGTGCGCTTCCACACCCTGCCCGGAGAGCCCGCCCGCGAGGAGAGCGAATTCGATGAGCCGGCGTTCCGGCTCGGACTCGAGCGAGCCGGGGGCGACGGCGGCGTGCTGCATGCGCTGTTCGAGGCACGCTCGCGCCATCTCTATGCGGGCCTCGGAGCCGAGCAGGTTGCGAGCTTCATCTCCGGTGCGCTGATCGGCGAGGAGGTGCGAGCGATGCACGACGCACTCCCCGAGGTCGAAAGACTCAACCTGATCGGCGCTCCAGCGCTGCTCGCCCCCTACGCCATCGCACTCGAGCACCACGGCATCCAGGCATCGAGCTGGAGCGCCCGTGACGCGACGCTGGCCGGCGTGCGCGCACTCGCGGCGCGCCACCAACGCATTTCCTAG
- a CDS encoding Gfo/Idh/MocA family protein: protein MPPIKLALVGLGKIARDQHLPALAANPDYQLIALVSRSIHEQQALTVAFPEAKLFTDLDQLLASGLEIDAVSLCAPPQVRHAQAARALAAGCDVMLEKPPGSGINDVQALIHQAERHGRVLFATWHSRYAPQVEPARAWLESKRVTALKVSWREDVRHWHFNQEWVWQPGGLGVFDPGINALSIVTRLLPDGLYLTKARLDFPSNRQTPIAARLEGALAGRASGPVEIELDWLKTGEQSWDIEIGTDQGRIELTHGGSRMLIDGEQIAVAGEQEYPGLYARFSELVARRKSDVDLTPLALAADAFLLGERREVDAFEW, encoded by the coding sequence ATGCCCCCGATCAAGCTCGCCCTCGTCGGCCTTGGCAAGATCGCCCGCGACCAGCACCTGCCAGCGTTGGCAGCCAATCCCGACTATCAGCTCATCGCGCTGGTCAGCCGTAGCATCCACGAGCAGCAGGCGCTGACCGTGGCATTCCCCGAGGCCAAGCTCTTCACCGATCTCGACCAACTGCTCGCCAGCGGACTCGAGATCGACGCGGTATCGCTCTGCGCCCCACCCCAGGTACGCCACGCCCAGGCCGCCCGAGCGCTCGCCGCCGGCTGTGACGTGATGCTCGAAAAACCGCCGGGCAGCGGGATCAACGACGTCCAGGCGCTGATCCACCAGGCCGAGCGCCATGGCCGAGTGCTATTCGCCACCTGGCACTCACGCTACGCCCCCCAGGTCGAACCCGCGCGCGCCTGGCTCGAGAGCAAGCGCGTCACCGCGCTCAAGGTCAGCTGGCGCGAAGACGTGCGCCACTGGCACTTCAACCAGGAGTGGGTCTGGCAGCCCGGCGGGCTCGGTGTCTTCGACCCCGGAATCAACGCGCTCTCGATCGTCACCCGGCTGCTCCCCGACGGCCTCTACCTGACCAAGGCCCGGCTCGACTTTCCCAGCAACCGCCAGACCCCGATCGCCGCCCGGCTCGAAGGAGCGCTAGCCGGCCGCGCCAGCGGCCCGGTCGAGATCGAACTCGACTGGCTCAAGACCGGCGAGCAGAGTTGGGACATCGAGATCGGCACCGACCAGGGCCGCATCGAACTGACCCACGGCGGCAGCAGGATGCTGATCGACGGCGAGCAGATCGCCGTGGCTGGAGAGCAGGAGTATCCCGGCCTCTACGCCCGCTTCAGTGAACTGGTCGCACGGCGCAAGAGCGACGTCGACCTCACCCCGCTCGCACTTGCCGCCGACGCCTTCCTGCTCGGCGAGCGCCGCGAGGTCGACGCATTCGAGTGGTGA
- a CDS encoding phosphohydrolase yields the protein MTDQPRGASRSSADWPTRFEALLGEIPTLDGAHDLGHFRRVWRTAQRLMEEESGADARVVAAACYFHDLVSLPKDHPQRHHSSRLAAREAIGLLTSRCADFPPELLPAVAHAIEAHSFSAGIEPRTLEARIVQDADRLEALGAIGIARVFHVSGQLDRALFDPDDPLARNRAFDDTRYAVDHFQTKLLRLPGTMRTSAGRRLARHNAEFMLGYLEKLCAELTGDPLGVDSKDSEWLRGRFP from the coding sequence ATGACCGATCAGCCCCGAGGAGCAAGTCGCTCGAGCGCAGACTGGCCCACTCGTTTCGAAGCCCTGCTGGGCGAGATTCCCACCCTCGACGGCGCCCACGACCTCGGTCATTTCCGCCGGGTGTGGCGCACCGCCCAGCGGTTGATGGAGGAGGAGTCCGGTGCCGACGCAAGGGTGGTGGCGGCAGCTTGCTACTTCCATGATCTGGTCAGCCTGCCGAAGGATCACCCCCAGCGGCATCATTCATCGCGCCTCGCCGCCCGCGAGGCGATAGGGCTGCTCACCAGCCGCTGCGCCGATTTCCCCCCTGAGCTCCTCCCTGCGGTGGCGCACGCGATCGAGGCGCACAGCTTCAGCGCCGGGATCGAGCCGCGTACTTTGGAAGCGCGTATCGTCCAGGACGCCGACCGCCTCGAAGCGCTCGGCGCGATAGGTATCGCCCGGGTGTTTCACGTCAGTGGCCAGCTCGATCGCGCGCTGTTCGACCCCGATGACCCACTGGCCCGAAACAGGGCGTTCGACGATACGCGCTACGCGGTCGACCATTTCCAGACCAAGCTGCTGCGCCTGCCCGGCACCATGCGTACCAGCGCTGGACGGCGGCTGGCGCGGCACAATGCCGAGTTCATGCTCGGCTACCTGGAAAAGCTATGCGCTGAGCTCACGGGCGATCCGCTGGGTGTCGATTCGAAAGACAGCGAATGGCTGCGCGGGCGATTTCCATGA
- the ushA gene encoding bifunctional UDP-sugar hydrolase/5'-nucleotidase UshA translates to MRSYRIIALLVSLWALTACAHSPTTASEPVRFTVLHTNDHHGRFWRNDDGEYGLSAQKTLVDSIRAEVQAQGGQVLLLSGGDINTGVPASDLQDAEPDFRGMRMIGYDAMALGNHEFDNPPEVLARQAEWAGFPLLSANIYHAGSGQHAYQPYALFDLGGIEVAVIGLTTEDTPRLVNGSNTTGLEFRDPKQEARRMIDQLEREAKPDVIIAATHMGHYDNGEHGANAPGDVELARSLPAGALSMIVGGHSQNPVCMEEENRKDPDYLPGTPCAPDRQNGTWIVQAHEWGKYVGRADFVYRDGTLELERYRLIPVNLGHEVEGNWVLFESLIPESADMLALLAPYQERAGEELQRRVGEVDARLEGNRTQVRSRQTDLAQLILAAFIERADADLAVLNGGGIRDSIEAGEISYEDLLRVHPFANQLAYVDLDGAELAEYLATVSAIPPGSGGYAQLRGVGRLEDGRFTIDGGPLDPERRYRLATLDFAAQGGDGYPALSQHPSYVDTGFTDAQVVRDYVERHNPLRAADFAPAGL, encoded by the coding sequence ATGCGCTCGTACAGGATCATTGCACTCCTCGTTTCGCTTTGGGCACTCACCGCCTGCGCCCATTCCCCGACGACCGCCAGCGAGCCGGTACGGTTCACCGTGCTGCACACCAACGATCACCATGGCCGCTTCTGGCGCAATGACGATGGAGAGTACGGCCTCTCCGCGCAGAAGACCCTGGTCGATTCGATCCGCGCCGAGGTCCAGGCGCAAGGCGGCCAAGTGTTGCTGCTCTCCGGCGGCGATATCAATACCGGCGTGCCGGCCTCGGACCTGCAGGACGCCGAGCCGGACTTTCGCGGCATGAGGATGATCGGCTACGACGCCATGGCGCTCGGCAACCATGAGTTCGACAATCCACCCGAGGTGCTCGCCCGCCAGGCCGAGTGGGCTGGCTTTCCGCTGCTCTCGGCCAACATCTACCATGCCGGTAGCGGGCAACACGCCTACCAGCCCTATGCGCTGTTCGATCTCGGCGGCATCGAGGTGGCAGTGATCGGCTTGACCACCGAGGACACCCCCAGGCTGGTCAATGGCAGCAACACCACGGGGCTCGAGTTTCGCGATCCCAAGCAGGAAGCGCGCCGGATGATCGACCAGCTCGAGCGCGAGGCGAAACCGGATGTGATCATCGCCGCGACCCACATGGGTCATTACGATAACGGCGAGCACGGCGCCAATGCACCAGGCGATGTCGAGCTGGCACGCTCGCTGCCCGCGGGGGCGCTATCGATGATCGTCGGCGGCCACTCGCAGAATCCGGTATGCATGGAGGAGGAGAACCGCAAGGATCCCGACTACCTGCCCGGCACGCCCTGCGCGCCGGATCGCCAGAATGGCACCTGGATCGTCCAGGCCCATGAATGGGGCAAATACGTCGGCCGTGCGGATTTCGTCTACCGCGACGGCACGCTCGAGCTCGAACGCTACCGGCTGATTCCGGTCAATCTCGGCCATGAGGTCGAGGGTAACTGGGTGCTGTTCGAATCCCTCATTCCCGAATCGGCCGACATGCTCGCCCTGCTGGCCCCTTATCAGGAGCGAGCGGGCGAAGAACTGCAGCGCCGGGTCGGCGAAGTCGATGCCAGGCTCGAGGGCAATCGCACCCAGGTGCGCTCGCGCCAGACCGACCTCGCCCAGCTGATTCTCGCCGCTTTCATCGAACGTGCCGATGCCGATCTCGCGGTGCTCAACGGCGGCGGTATCCGCGACTCGATCGAGGCCGGCGAGATCAGCTACGAAGATCTGCTTCGGGTCCATCCATTCGCCAATCAGCTGGCCTACGTGGATCTCGACGGTGCCGAGCTCGCCGAGTACCTCGCCACGGTCAGTGCGATCCCGCCCGGCAGCGGCGGCTACGCCCAGCTGCGCGGCGTTGGCCGGCTCGAGGATGGACGCTTCACGATAGACGGTGGGCCACTCGACCCAGAACGCCGCTATCGGCTGGCGACGCTCGACTTCGCCGCGCAGGGCGGCGACGGCTATCCCGCGCTCAGCCAGCATCCCAGCTACGTCGATACCGGCTTCACCGACGCCCAGGTGGTACGCGACTATGTCGAGCGCCACAATCCGCTACGCGCCGCGGACTTCGCGCCCGCTGGGCTTTGA
- a CDS encoding SDR family oxidoreductase, whose protein sequence is MSERTFQSQPQTPPGIESEMTPLPEVIRDSYQGTGKLAGKVALITGGDSGIGRAVAVHFAREGAAVAINYLSETEDAEATRDMVEREGAQCLLLPGDVRKPSFCRELVERTVSEFGALNVLVNNAAEQMQLDDIREISDEQLESTFRTNIFSHFYTIKAALDHLGEGDTIICTSSINAFKGNPGLIDYSATKGAIQGLVRSLAEPLAEQGIRINAVAPGPIWTPLIPSTMGDESVTTFGAQTPMKRAGQPSEIAPAYVYLASVESSYMSGQTIHLNGGTVLNC, encoded by the coding sequence ATGAGCGAACGAACGTTTCAAAGCCAGCCGCAGACCCCGCCGGGCATCGAGTCGGAGATGACTCCGCTGCCAGAGGTGATTCGCGACAGCTACCAGGGCACCGGCAAGCTCGCCGGCAAGGTCGCGCTGATCACCGGTGGCGATAGCGGTATCGGTCGCGCAGTGGCGGTGCACTTCGCCCGCGAAGGCGCAGCGGTGGCGATCAACTATCTATCCGAGACCGAGGACGCCGAGGCGACCCGCGACATGGTCGAGCGTGAGGGCGCCCAGTGCCTGCTGCTGCCAGGCGATGTGCGCAAGCCTTCGTTCTGCCGCGAGCTGGTCGAGCGCACGGTGAGCGAGTTCGGCGCGCTCAACGTACTGGTCAACAACGCAGCCGAACAGATGCAGCTCGACGACATTCGCGAGATCAGCGACGAGCAGCTGGAGAGCACTTTCCGCACCAATATCTTCAGCCACTTCTACACCATCAAGGCGGCGCTCGATCATCTTGGCGAGGGGGATACGATCATCTGCACCTCCTCGATCAACGCGTTCAAGGGCAACCCCGGGCTGATCGACTACTCGGCGACCAAGGGGGCGATCCAGGGGCTGGTGCGTTCGCTCGCCGAGCCGTTGGCCGAGCAGGGCATCCGGATCAACGCGGTCGCGCCGGGACCGATCTGGACACCTTTGATCCCGTCGACGATGGGCGACGAGAGCGTCACTACCTTCGGTGCCCAGACGCCGATGAAGCGCGCCGGCCAACCTTCGGAGATCGCTCCGGCCTACGTTTACCTCGCCAGCGTCGAGAGCTCGTACATGAGCGGCCAGACCATCCACCTCAACGGCGGCACCGTGCTCAACTGCTGA
- a CDS encoding protease inhibitor I42 family protein: MNQRCKAMLQAMTVFGLLGLGGCALLGGGGDEAPVAVGDAPRPAFADPELMDQSRGAGAGDPSAYTIDADQVLTVDDQGRCEPLVLTTGERLSLLLPGNPSTGYLWQLDDRPEGLRLLSAPRADEASDSDAVGAPLVYDWRFEAMRAGQGSLRLIYHRPWEEQAEPAGLFICPIEIRAN, from the coding sequence ATGAATCAACGATGCAAGGCGATGCTCCAGGCAATGACGGTATTCGGTTTGCTTGGCCTGGGCGGCTGTGCGCTGCTCGGCGGTGGTGGCGACGAGGCGCCGGTTGCGGTCGGTGACGCTCCGCGCCCGGCCTTCGCCGACCCTGAACTGATGGATCAGTCGCGCGGGGCGGGGGCGGGCGACCCGAGCGCCTATACGATCGATGCCGACCAGGTGTTGACCGTCGACGACCAGGGGCGCTGCGAGCCGCTGGTGCTGACCACGGGAGAGCGGCTGTCGCTACTTCTGCCCGGCAATCCAAGCACCGGTTACCTGTGGCAGCTCGATGATCGCCCCGAAGGGCTGCGCCTGCTCAGCGCACCGCGTGCCGATGAAGCCTCGGACTCAGATGCGGTCGGTGCGCCGCTGGTCTACGACTGGCGCTTCGAGGCGATGCGGGCCGGCCAGGGCAGCCTGCGGTTGATCTACCATCGTCCCTGGGAGGAGCAGGCCGAGCCGGCCGGGCTTTTCATCTGCCCGATCGAGATACGCGCCAACTAA
- a CDS encoding LysR family transcriptional regulator — MTLQQLSYFLAAIEHGTLSKAAEALRLSQPSLSEQIIRLEESLGATLFVRTNRRLQLTEAGRRLEPFAQATLSAARQGHDAVQSYRSLSGGVASFGTFGSAHHYFLTELVTVFRQRYPEMRLRLLGYNSSEVARAVSDGELEAGLVMLPVDERNLKVNEPVWSARVGYLSADPARLEGAKTIEDLARAPLILTEARWCHGDPVRRLLNARAHAAGVALEALIEVEHQATGFELAARGLGDMIATRPILHHLGYQDRLGWVPIEPPLFEVFAFIQRHDTPISPATRVLIALMREQLENIQRRYAELER, encoded by the coding sequence ATGACGCTGCAACAGCTCAGCTACTTTCTCGCCGCGATCGAGCACGGCACCTTGTCCAAGGCCGCCGAGGCGCTGCGCCTGTCGCAGCCGAGCCTCTCCGAACAGATCATCCGGCTCGAGGAGTCGCTCGGGGCGACGCTGTTCGTACGCACCAACCGCCGGCTGCAGCTCACCGAGGCCGGGCGCAGGCTGGAGCCGTTCGCCCAGGCAACGCTCAGCGCGGCGCGCCAGGGGCACGATGCGGTGCAGTCGTATCGCTCGCTCAGCGGCGGGGTGGCGAGCTTCGGCACCTTCGGCAGCGCCCATCACTATTTCCTCACCGAGCTGGTCACCGTGTTCCGCCAGCGCTACCCGGAAATGCGGCTGAGACTGCTCGGCTACAACTCCTCCGAGGTCGCTCGCGCGGTCAGCGACGGCGAGCTGGAGGCGGGATTGGTGATGCTGCCCGTCGACGAGCGCAACCTGAAGGTGAACGAACCGGTGTGGTCGGCGCGGGTCGGCTATCTGAGCGCGGACCCGGCGCGGCTCGAGGGCGCCAAGACCATCGAGGACCTTGCCCGCGCACCGCTGATCCTGACCGAAGCGCGCTGGTGCCATGGCGATCCGGTGCGCCGGTTGCTCAATGCCCGAGCCCACGCGGCGGGCGTCGCGCTCGAGGCATTGATCGAGGTCGAACACCAGGCCACCGGCTTCGAACTCGCCGCCCGGGGCCTGGGCGACATGATCGCGACTCGGCCGATCCTCCATCACCTCGGCTACCAGGATCGACTCGGCTGGGTGCCGATCGAACCACCGCTGTTCGAGGTGTTCGCCTTCATCCAGCGCCACGACACCCCCATCTCACCTGCTACCCGGGTGCTGATCGCGCTGATGCGCGAGCAGCTGGAGAACATCCAGCGCCGCTATGCCGAGCTCGAGCGTTAG